The genome window CTATTatgtaagagattaggtcatgcaatgaGCATGACAATGTATGATTGACCAGATGTGATGGGCATGAAATGCAGCACATATCAATCAGGTAGCATTTGATGCATTTCTCAAACCTATTTGCTGCATTTCTTTTGCTTATTTTATCTGACAAACTATAAAAGTTATGTATATTATAAATCTAGAAATGAACTCAAATGAAGATGCAAAATATCTTTACTTCAGAATTGCCAAATAAAATGGAAATCcatattattcattttgaaaaatgcaacaaaaaaaataatacatAATTAAAAGTCTCCATTCTCTCTCAACTACCAACAAATTTGTAGCTGGAAAAAAAGGGCCACAAGCTACCTACTCATACCCAGCTGGCTCCATCAGGTACCTTATCATGCGTAACCAGTTCACATGTTGGTATCAATGACTGACGATACCAAACGTGGAATTGTCACATCAACCCAGAAATTGTATCATCGATCGATGAGAAATCAGAATATTTTTGGTCTTTAATGgaattgccaatgattttatgtCTTTGTCTTTGTATATATACGACAATTAAATTGTAAGGGTATTATAAATCATGAAATTTTGAGAGCATCTGACTTCTTTTCttaagaaaacaaaaagaagaagaagagatctcGGTCAAAGAATTGTCTCCTGTTATATAATTAATGTTTCACATTAAGAAAAAACCAAGAAGTTGGAATAAACTACACCGTATGTTCCTGTTTCGATGCCTCAGCTTAGAAACACTGTATGTGAGTGAAAAAGAAGACGTTATGGGGCATGAAAAGACGAAAAGGAAAGGATAATTTGAGAACAAGGCAAAATGTTTCACCAAAAAATTCACTTAAATTCTCTAATTTAGGTCGAGGAGGTCAACGCCAATTGAAATACATACTAAAGGAAGTTTGTTTTAgggaaaaataataattcaacATCTAAAacaatttgttgtcatcatttGCTTATCAGCTCCGTCCCAGCAAAGTTTGCTAGTTGAAGCTAGGCCTCGAACATTATATATACAGATTCCTTACCCCCCTCATTCCTGAATCATGAACGCTTTTACAAGCTTTCAACATGGACTTTGCCTCCCTGCAATTACCCTGGAGATAGAAACTCtctgaaaaaaaatcattaaattcTTCCACCATGTAAATCCTGGCGCTACTCAGTGCATATAGTGGGAGAATTGCACTTTCTGTTTATAAAATGATCCCCAAAGTTCTTATCAGCCAcgtaaattttaatttattcttaAACAAAAGGACTGTATGCTTCCACCATCCACTGTACACTGCACCCATCCAAAGTATGACATCTTCTCATTCGTCTCACAGAAGCCCAAGAGCTTCTGATCGTGTTACATGGAGTATGTATGAATTTGGAAGAGGTGACAAGAAGGAATAAAGGCCAGAAGTAACGAGCAAGGTTTTTTTAGCTCTTTCCACCAAGACTCTCATAGAATAAGATGTACCCGTTATCTGTGTTGCCAGAATACTCCTGAGAGGAACCAAAGAATGTCTGCACCATCGATTCATCGATCATCTCCACGTTTTCATCATCAAATAACAACCAGTGGTTGTGGCTTTTGACAAGGCTAACATAGTGACCATGGTTGGGACCGCTCCCCACATGAACCACAACCGCAAAGAGAGAGTACTCAGAGTCTATGTCTTCGACCGTGTTATTAAGTTTCAGCTCCATGGGGAACACAACACGGTACGATAGCTTCTTGTACCGGCCGAGCTGCTCGACATACTTGAAGCGTTTGAGGTGGATCACAAGAATATGTGGTGGCTTCTTGATCTTCATTCTCTTCTGTGCTTCCTGCAAACTGCATAGAGAAACAAAACTCTTGTACTTGAGAAACAGTTAGCAAAAGACGATCCATCACAAGGTAGCAAGGAAACTTATTCAAGTAAAACACAATATCGCTCATGATTCGTGCCGATGATCTCGAAAATTTGAACCACCTGCCTGTGACCACAGCACTTACTACTGACTTAAGTTGTCACCTCTGAGTTGCAGAAATAATTAACATTTTCCCAAATTGTTCAAGAAGCATATTAAGAATTACACACATGATCATAACTAGCTGAAAATTAAAACTTGTTTAGGAAAGAGATGCAATTTATGATGCGTGTAGATATGCACATGGTGATATGATTCTCCtcagaaaaaaaaatactttactGGCAACAAGATTAAGAACCACAATATAAACTGATGAGACACCTGCAGCACTTATCACAGAAGAACTTGTCCTCGGCATTTAGAGTCTCTGTTGAACTGAAGTTTTTGAGGCAGCTTGTTATAGAACTGTTCTGCTCAATATCAAGGCTCAAATCGAGAAACGTCTCATCCCTTGCAGTGACAGTTTCACAGCGTAAGCATCTTGTTTCATTGGTCAATATGCCCTGCCATCAACAAATGTAAGTTTACGTTGGCAACAAGAAGCATCACTTAATTAGCATTATGCATGTTACATTTAATAAAAGACGCGTAACAAGTTAGGGTAATTGATTCACCTGAAAGTTCTTGTGAACCCAGGTCAAAAGTGGCTCTTTGGGCACCCCATTTGGCAAAGAATGGTTTGGTCCATTGGCAAGTTTTTCAGATGGTGATGAAGTTTCGATGGAATCTTTTGCAGCATCAGACTCTTTTTCAAGAATATCAGCAAGCTCATTCAGCAAGAAATTCAAAAACTCATGAGCATCCTACAAAAGCCACAGGACA of Musa acuminata AAA Group cultivar baxijiao chromosome BXJ1-7, Cavendish_Baxijiao_AAA, whole genome shotgun sequence contains these proteins:
- the LOC135679175 gene encoding ubiquitin carboxyl-terminal hydrolase 4-like, which encodes MVMGAAGSKLEKALGDQFPEGEHYFGLENFGNTCYCNSVLQALYFCIPFREQLLYYYSNNKNLGDVEENLLTCLADLFTQISSQKKKTGVIAPKRFVQRVKKQNEYFRSYMHQDAHEFLNFLLNELADILEKESDAAKDSIETSSPSEKLANGPNHSLPNGVPKEPLLTWVHKNFQGILTNETRCLRCETVTARDETFLDLSLDIEQNSSITSCLKNFSSTETLNAEDKFFCDKCCSLQEAQKRMKIKKPPHILVIHLKRFKYVEQLGRYKKLSYRVVFPMELKLNNTVEDIDSEYSLFAVVVHVGSGPNHGHYVSLVKSHNHWLLFDDENVEMIDESMVQTFFGSSQEYSGNTDNGYILFYESLGGKS